TGTGCCATCTGCAAAAGGTGCACCTCAGATCACCAAATGGCCATCCTGCCAAGTACTTCTGCCTGACAGCCACTACATTTCACGTGCTTACGTGGTGTTCCCTGTTGAAACTGGAGAATGGATGTTGTCTTAGAACAGGTTTCACACTTTAATGAGGGGTATGTAATGAAGGGCTATTTTTTATTGGCTGCTGTGCTGACATTGTTTCCTTCAGACTTGTGGACTgatctgtctctctttttttccctcttgcccaAGTAGGTATTTGACAGCAGGCCTGTACTCAGCATCTGCCTGAAGGTAAGCAAGAATTCAAAGTAACTGAAGAGAGCAGCTTAAGTACCAGCTTTCTTGAATCATTGCCTTCAGTGGAGTAGAGCGGTTACTGAATTCTCTGGAAGCAGCAGATACTGTTTCTTATATCTTTAACTGTCTTCCACTAATCCTCATCATATGGCTTGACCACAACAAACTTACTGCAATTGGCATTACTGACTTCAgaccctttcccttctctcctttccccatgGTACTGCAAGTGAGAGGAGACATCACAGCAGACAGGTCTCCCTTGGAGCCCAGGAAGATCATGTGTCCCTCTGCAACTCTCCTTTTTCTGGCTAggacacatatatatgtatagtgaTTCTAATATTCTGTGTTTAGTTTGGTTTTATTCCCAATTTGCTAGTGAATAAAACCAGGGATCTGTACAATGATGAGACCTTGTCCTTCTAGCCTTTCTTTGTAGTGATTAAAGTGGGACCCTTTACTGATCCTGTATATCCCAGTACAAGCCTTCACATAAATATAGTCTTTTACTAAGCGAGAACAGTCTCCGGGGTAGCTTGAAAGAATGTGTCATTATCTTATCTGACTTTGTGCTGGTTCtttgaaaaggaatttaaatttGCCATCTGATATATTTATAATTCTTTTATAGTACGGCCGTCTCTTTGTAGAAGCGTTTCTGAAGCTTGCCATGCCTCTCCTGGACTACAGCTTTAAAAAGCACAGGGTAAGCCTTTTGGAGACAAAACTGTCCGGAGCCAGTTGGGAAGCATGACTGATGCTTGCTAGAAGGAGATTCCTGTCTCTGGTCACATGTTGGCATGACACTTGTGACACTTCATGACAAACATGTCTAatgtctccagctgtgctctgccctgtTTACTTGCCCATCCAGTGCTCTCTCAGCAAACAGATCACTGTTTCCCAGCTTGCCATCACTTCTGGTTGGATGGCTTCACTGTTAGCAAAGGAAGCCCTTTCAACCTCCATTTCCTTCAGAAGTTATTACCACAAAGGTGTCACCCATGGAGTAGGAAGCTCACATGAGCAGTCAGGTTGGCGAGGGCTTGTGGTCCAGATGGACAGTTGACATTGGTGTCTTTGCAATAATTCTTGGAGGTTTGAGCAGGACAACATGCATGAGCGCAGATGGACAGGCCAACCTTGCTGCACTACCTGACAAGCAAGAACAGTTCACTTATTCCCCCTGCTTTGTTGCAAGGCAATCCAGCTTTGCCAGCGAGACTCGTTCTTTGGCTTAGTCTTCGCAAATTGTCTCTCTAATAGATAACTCTCTTCTATTGCAAATGTAAGATCTGTTCTCATGCATGTTTGAGGGAATGAGGTTATCAAACAGATACCTAGTCATTGCCACTGGACAACAGAAAGTGCCACATAATTTGTTCAATAGAGAGGACTGATATCCAGAGTTTGTGTTGGATGCGTTTCAAATACCACAATCTAGCAGTATGTTTTATACTTTTCCTCTGGTTCCCCTATTTCAGAAGGTTGTACTCAAGGCAAGAAGTGACAAGGTTGTCTTGATTTTAATTGCCCCTCTTTCACTGATACGCGTTCATTCCAAACTCATTCAAAATCAGTTTCAGTTCAAAGTCCTTGGCCTTATGACATGTGGTCACACTTTTATTACCAGTTACTTGACTTATATGCACAGTGCAAGTCTCCTATGGCTTCATCCCATTCGCCTGATGTTTCCTGCATACGTGCATCATCTCTTTATCCCATAACCCTTTGAAAGGATTGCTAGGACTAGTACTGTCTCACTAATCTTGTTTCCCTTACGGAAAAATCCTTTGAGAATGATATGCTGGTCTACTTGTTTATTGCAGGATGATGTGCAGAGTTTGCTGAAAACCTTGCAGCTCAGTACCAGACAACTTCATCACATGTGTGGCCATTCCAAGGTAGGAAAAGTTCTAAATGCAGCACAAACTCCTGTCCTAAGAATGATTTATTTCCCTTCCACTGCTTTTCCAGGGCATAGGCAGGTTCTACTTGCAGGCTTCCTGTGCTTTGCTTTGTGCAAGCAAAAACtctgagaggaggagaaataacCTTGATTAACGGCCCAAAAGTTGAAGTATTTGATCTGGAAGTGGCCGACTTGGATGTTAGATCAGGTTAGCGTACTCTTTTTTAGGACAGAGGTTCTCGACATCTTTGGTTGTTGGCATCTTAAGAGGGTGTTTCTGAGGACACAAGCTAAGACCTTAGAGACCTTGTATAAAGTACAGATGCCAGATTGATAATATGGGAGAGAGGCTTTGGCAAAGATCAACAGCCTTGCGAGTCAGAAGAGTCAGCAACAGGAGGCAGGCAAGGGGAAAACCTTACTCAAAGTCCTCTTGAGGTACCTTTTTGGCATTGTTACGTTGATACTAGGGaagagggcagagggaggggaggaagctgGTAACACGCAACCAGTCTGCCAGTCTCTCTGTAGGAGACTtggggcaggaaggaaggagaggattAGCATCCTGCTTACAGTGTGGAGAGCCAGTGCTTGTCACAAGAGAGAATCACATGGGAAAAGGCAGTTAGAAAGAACTTCATGTGCGCTGCTTTGTTCCTGTTAGACTCCTAAGAGGTTCAAGAACACGTGTCCGAGAAGGGAGCTTTGCCAAAGTAGTTGAAGGGAGAAAGCCAGCTATTAGCACGGCTCCCCAAGCTAGATTTGCTACCAATTTAGTCCAGAGCTGGCATCAGGAGCATAAAAGTCTAGCTGGAGATCAGAACATGCCATTGCAGCTATCGGCACAGGGGAGAATTGGAAGCTGGCACAAACCCTGGAGATGCTAAAAAGTCCTTCTCATGTTTGAAGGTGAAATCCTCATGCCTGCTTTAAAGACAATTCGCCTTGTAAACAGGATAACATCATTGCAGCTTGTGATGTCTTGTTTGTCTTTGCACTTGATTAGCATTTTCAAGTGCTGTGTCCCATGGCCCCTGTTAGCATATAACTGCGATTAGTGAACACCTGCATTTCACCACCATTCTTGTGTCTGTTGCAATCTGATTAGGTCTCTGTGCCACATCATATTTGCAAGAATGAGAAGGCAGCAGCTGAATCTAGGCAAATAAATGTATGCAATGAATGCTCCCTACCTGTTTGAAGAGGAGTTGACACCAACATTTGTTAAACTAGTCTCGATTTCACTTTCATACAAAACTAGTAGATGCTCACTGACGTACCATGTAGTGTTACCTAAGATTTGCTACTCTCCCTCAATGAGTGTCTTTAAAGAGCATCACACAGCAGACAGTAGCAATCAGCTTCACCTGTAACTTCCTAAGTATTTGTCATTTACTCTTCCACACCAAGCCTCTCTTCTGTTTACATATCTAATGCTGGACATAAGGACAGTTTCTGGAGACAGATTTTTGCAAATGCCATGGTACTTTGTTGAGTCTCCAAACTGCCTGCAGAGAGTTGGTCAGGTTCCAAGACCCAGGGAGCACTGTGATTGTTGATTGTCTCATTAGCGAGGTTTTCCCTGATTTGATTCTGATTAGTGCTGATGATTGCTAGGTCCTGCCTGTTACACAGGCTAGAGAACAGACTGCTGTTGGTACTCAGTTACCCATTCCCCGTTGGCAGAACACAAAGCAAAGCAGCGTCCCTCTTCCCAGGCATGTTGAACTCTTCCAAGAAATGAAGCTGGTCTGATTTCAGAGTATAGCTAATGACAGCATCTTAATGCAAGAAGGTTACAAAGTATTctcatgaaagaggaaaatacttATGCACAAAATAATTGTTTATGGCTCTTGGCAAGTTGTCTGGTTTAGCAGTGACTATTCTGTACTGCAAATCCAAGCCTAGCAGGAAGAGATGCTCGCCTGGAGCTAAATCTCACACAATAGCTGGCATAGCTGCCCTTCCTCGGCTGGTTTTTGCTTACAGCAATTCCATCTGTTCCCTCCTGTCCTAGTTCTCCAAAAGCCAGTGCTTCTGTGGTCTGGACAGGTTGGCTCTGGAGTTTATAGTGCACACACATTCCATGTAGCTAGTGTAAAGGAATTGCATCAGACACTGAGCAAGAAAAGATTGTTATTGCAGTGGCTTATTCAACacctttctcattctttcttctctgtgcttggGAATTCAGCAATTTCGTAACATGAAACTCCCTGCAGCATTAGCTGGCAGCTTGTGGCTATCAGCAAGTAGCTATCTCCCTTCCTAGGTAGGTAGTCTTGGAGTCTGGTCACTTACAGCATTACTTTTTGCTTTGGACTGGAATGGTGTGATTGTCCATTGCTGACCTCCATAGATAACTGCTATTTTACCAACAATAACTTGTAGGTGAGTCAGACTTACCCAAACATTATCAATTGCATGCACCAGCAGCAATGCAGCTTCCAGACATTCGTGTGCAAGCAAGCTGTGGCTGCCATGAGCAAGATGGCAGCAGTGTGAGATCTGTGTGTGAAGAGCTGTGTGTTGTTCTTGGAGAACAGAGCAAGTGACACCAGCCTGTTGCTGAGATGACGGAGCAAATGAAAAGTAGATTCTCGAAATAATTTCCCAAGGGTCAGCAGAACTCATCTGACTTACATAGAGGAGTTACTAGCCTCTCTCTAAGGTTCATGAGAAAAGCTGAGGCTCCTTCTATCTTTATCCAGAGTGGATATGGCTGTTTGGATTGTTGCAAAGCATCATTTTACTGCCTTAGACAAAATGCTTATCTGAGtcttattttttaacaaaagataTAAGAGAATTTGGCCAAAAAATGACATAACCTGGGCAAGCTTTGTGGGGATCGTGTCCCATCCCTCCTACCTGTATAACCAATGGCTTTTTAAATAGCCAGAACACTTGGGCAGGAATCAATCGTAGTCGTGTTATACTGTTTCATAATTAGATTCGCCAAGACATTGGACTGACCAACCACGTGCCTTTGTTGAAGAAGTCCCTGGAACAATTTGTATACCGAGTGAAGGCAATGCTGGCGTTCAACCACTGCCAGGAGGCGTTCTGGGTGGGCATCCTTAAAAATCGGGATCTTCAGGTAAGACCAACTGCCCTGCCTGGGGCAATTAAAACCTGGGAACGGACAATGCTTATCTTGCCCAGACAACTGTAATTCTGCCCTTGTGTGCGGGTAGAGCTAAAAGGCCAAATTCAGTGTGACCATATTAGTTATGTCTAGTGCAGCagaaagaagcattttatttcaagattAAGGGCCTGCATCTCTGGGGGCTTCCTTGCAATGAGGCTCTCACACTGAAGCggtcaggtttttttgtttgtaatgaATGGGTATGGGGGACCCTTCCTCTGCTCGGTGGCAAGAGCTACACGCAAAGAACAGGAGAGGTAAAGGTCACTTGAACACCTTGTGTGTGGCTTTAACAGAAGCCAGTTCTGgctgttttcttcatctttcactGTAGAAGCAGGACAGTCAaaacaaaatctgctttttacTCAAAAACTGTTTAAGGCGGTAACGAAATGCTGCTTTCTTCCACTCCATCCTGGCACGCTTTGGCTGCTTCGCATACACTCAGTACAGGTCTTTTGCGTTCAACTTAGGGAGAAGAAATTTTGTCTCAAGCCTCTGAGGAGAGGGACTCCGACGAGGAGGACTCCGCAGAAAGTCCTGCTGAGGTACTTCTTCGCAGGCGACACTGCCTGCTGCTTTGAGCGACTTGGGTCTGCCGCTGGCTCAAACGCTTGTTGTAACGCAAAGGCGGCGGGTGgagcgggggggggacgacagcaACTTCGGCTCTGACGGCGGCATCCCCCGCAGGAGCCGAGCGGGAGCGGCACGGACGCCAGCGACGAGgacggcgcggccgggccgggcccccctcCCACGGAACCCTGAGAcaccgggcggcggcggcgggtggggcCTGAGGCGGCAGCGGGGGCGGCTCCCCCCGGCGACGcgcaggcgcggggggggggggcggggaatgcGTAGCCCCACGCAGGCGCGGTGCACGCCGGGGTGGCAGGGGCGGCCATGTCGGTGCAGGAGGACCCGGTGCAGCGGGAGATCCACCAGGACTGGGCCAACCGCGAGTACATCGAGGTGATCACCAGCTCCATCAAGAAGATCGCGGACTTCCTCAACTCCTTCGGTGAgggcgccggggcggcggcggcgagggggtggtggcgggccggggcgggcgcccGCGGTCTCTCACTGCCGCCTCCCCGCAGACATGTCGTGCCGGTCCCGGCTGGCCACCCTGAACGAGAAGCTGACGGCGCTCGAGCGCAGGATCGAGTACATCGAGGCCCGGGTGAGCGGCGGGgcgacggcggggggggggggctcgggccGGGGCCGGCCTTGGCTGAGGCGTTTCCTCTTCCCGGCAGGTCACCAAGGGCGAGACGCTGACGTAGGCCTAGGGCGGCCCCgggcccccccaccccgccggaGCACCGCCGCCCCGCACCCTGCTCGgggcctgccgccgccgccaccgcctctGCTTGTGTTGCCAATAAACCGCTGTGCTCCCgccctgcctgctctctgcctgcctggggctgggccaCGGGATGCCCGGCTCCCTGCCACCGTCTTGGATGTCCAGAGCCTGCCCTTCCACCCGCCTGGCCCAGGGGTTCAGGCCCGCCTTCCTCCCCGCACATGGTGGCTGTGATGGGAGGGGACATACTCCCGGGGCTGCAGGCCTGGCTGCTGTCAGCTCTGGGAGGCACCTGACCAGCGTCGCTCAACCTTTGAGGTGCTTTGTGCTCCTGCTGGGGCCACAGCGGAAAATCTGGTGATCACGATGGTTTGGAGGGTGTCTCAACCTGCACATGTGCACACTGCCAGGGCTAGGTGGGGACAGCAGGCTGACCTGTCGTGCGCAATGCCACAGGAGAGTGCCCTTTGCTGGCACCTAGGAAGAGGTGCTTATCCTCCTCTCTAGGGAGGCAAGTGGCAAGGAGAAGGaaatctctcttcccttcccaccaCTCCTCTGTTTATCTCAGTTTTTCAGTGGGCATCTAGAGCTGCAGACTCACTGCTCATATTTAGCATTTGTTGGGGAGTTGGTGGAGTTGGTGTCTGTAATGTCTTCTTGCTTCCCAGCAGGCTTTAAATGTCTCGGTATATTATTCTCCAACTGAAAGCTGTCTTTTTCATGATGGCAATGTGATGTCTGCAGTGTTTACTGGACCCCTGGGTAACTTAATGTTCTTTATAGTTTTGAGCCTGTTAGATCTGACATCAGCTGGTTGCTCCTCAATATAGGTCCTCCCCCAAGCTCACAGTTTTGTTCTCCATAGGAAGCTCCGTGTTTTCCATTGTTTGAATAAGTGCTcctccagcctttccctcagctcACCTGGCCAGTGACGCTTTACTGTCAGGTTGGGCTGCACATCTGGGAGGCATGGCCGCTTCTGGTGCGTAGTACCAGGGGAAATAAGTGCTTCGTACCAACCCTGCAGAGCTTACAGTGGAGTGGAGCAGCCACAGATCATTGTGCTTTTGCTTGGAGGCGATACCAAATGATGAGAGATGGTGCTGTCATACAAGATTGGTAGGTAGAGGCAAAGTACCTACCTCTTCCCTCAGAGGCATTTACTCTGTGGCCCAAGTACATCAAAAGTACGCCCGTGGCCCATGCACGTCCATGCACTGCTTATTCTGGATGTGCTGGAGTGGAGTCCTGAGATCTCCATACTTGGAGGTAACTCGATACTAGTCTGGACAAGGCCCTGAACGGCTTGATCtgactttgaagttagccctgctttgaatGTGTGTGAGGGGGGTGAGCTAGAGACCACCAGAGGTCCCTGCCTAAATTATCCTATGATTCTTTACCCAAAGACTGGGAGACAGAGGGTGCCACAGACATCCCTGGGACTGGGGCTGTACCCGGCTGACCTCTTCGCTTGAGATCCATTGCTTGTTCCTGTTCCCAGCTAGTAGTGTGGGGTGTCTCTCAGATCCCTTCCTGGTCTCCTGACAGGCTGTTGTAATGgttctccctttttcctctgGCCCCAGGGTTTCTCACAGGAGTAGGTGTTGCCACACAGTCAGTGTGGCCAAAGCAGTTCTGGTGTAGGGATCCGTCTTCTGGAGGGTACTGCTCCTCCCAGGACACGTGCTCTCACAGAGCTTGAACACTGTGGGATCAGCCTGTCTGGTTCATCTTCCAGCAGGGATGCGGGGCAGCTCACTGGGGTACAGAGtactgccctttttctttccctttcagggAGTCAGTAGTTCCCAAGGGCTCTGCAAAACCAGGCTTTCTGGTTTGGGTGCTGCTAATTCCAGGCCACCTCTCGGGGATGGAGAGCCTCCTGGTCCTTGGGCTGATACTGcttcttccagcagctgctgcggTGTGCAGCCTTGTAGTAGATGGAGCTTTGATATATTTGAAGCATTGGGATTGTTTTAAAGACTGGGGAATTCTGCTTGCCTGTTTTTTCTTGTACTGTGTCTCTTTCAGGATATGATGCCCCAGGAACCCACATTAAACTTTTCTGGAGTGGATTTGTGTATTCTAAATCGGGAGATTGATTTACGTGCTGTGTTAGTGGTGCTGTTCTCCCTACCGTACATTTAATGTAGCAGGAGATGACAACGTGCTCTGTGTCCTCAAAGCAGACTTTCCTCTTGTCCTGAGAGAGCTGGGTGCTCAGGCATGCTTGCAGCTCTAGTTATTGGTAGCTGAGAGCTTTTGGTGGTCTGAGACCTCCCAAAGCCTGAACTGGAGAGCAGGCTGTTTTGAAGCCTCATACTAAGGTGCTAGAATGGAGCAGTTTCATTACAGCCTGAGCCACATCTGTAGCTTGAGAAAGGTTTGCGCTCTCAAATGGTAAACTGGGCTTCTAGTGCTCGCTGCCTGCTGGGCAGGCAGCCAGACCTCATGGAGCAATCGGAGCAATCCTGCAGTCCTCATTGGAGTTATCAGTTCCAAGGTTTAGGAACGAGTGGTAGTACTGAATTTTGATCTCGGGTGGGAGACAGGGTGATACTATGTTGGCATCACCATTTTTCTGGTGTCACCACAAGAGGGAGATAGACCTTGAATTCAAGCTTTGCCTACCCCATAAAGGTTGTAGTGTCTGATCCAAAGCACATATTTTAAGATGAATGGATTGGACCAGACTTCTCAAATAATTCTAGCTTCTAGTAAATAATCTTCGGGCTCTCTAGGTATCTACTGCTAGCAGAGCCTTGATTTTAGGAAACAGCTTTAAAGTCAAATGTACCTTCATCCCCTTTATGTTGCAGGTGATTGAACCTGATAATTCAGTGACCTGAGGTGATCTCAAGAGAGGAATGTGTTAGGACACAGCTGAATTGTTGAGGGAGAGCTGTGCTTTGTCCCTAATAGCTTTGCAAAGCTGGACTTCAAAGATCCCAGAAGATAGTGTCTGCTTGCATTTTGGTGCCAAGGCGCTGACAGCAGTGGAAGTCACCTCGAGTAGTTGTCTCTCAAAGAGAGGATtggccctgcctgcctgtgaTTGCCTGCTGGTCACGCCAGGTCAGTGAGCTGGGAAAGTCACAGGGATATGGAAGGTCTCCAGATTCACTGAGATTTTTGTGTCCAATTTCCAAAAAGCTGCTAGCAGTATTGCTCTGAACTCTGCAAAGCATCGTGACCTGGGATTTGGTCCTAGTGCACATAAAAGCTTTAGGGTGGATGCACCATCAGCTTACCTTTCCCCTCACTGTCCCTCTCTTTCCCCTGCAGTCTGACACATCCTTGTACGTTTTCACTTGTATCACAGAAATGTGAAGACAGTAGTTGACAGAGCCctctttttggggaggggaggattCTCATTGGGTACATCCTGGAGCAAAAGTTTGAGAATAATATCCTGGGGAAACACCGGATAGATCAAACTCGGAGTCTTGCTGACAGCTCACCTTGACTTCATGTTCACAGGAGATCCATGTGCCTGTACCTCTGTAGGTACAGAAAGAGCACCCCCAGGAAATCTCCAGGGGAGACTTTATCTGATATTTAGCCTGACTTAAAAAGCTAGATGTGCATTGTGGGTTCTGCCTCTGGCCCTTGTGGCAGGGGAGGGCAGAAATGCCATTGGAGCCGAGGCTGGGTTAAAcgttgcttttagcgcaagggaagggagctgcaggAGAGCTCTCTTGCAGTAAAATGCTTCAATGTGGGAGAAATGGGTGTGAGGAGTGGATTTACATTACCTCTTGGAGGCCATTCTCCCCCTCTGCTGTTGGTGTCTCTACTAACCCTCACCATTTCCCCTACCAAAACTGTGACAGCAGTACCTGCTTTGGCTGCCCTAGGACAAGCGTCCTCCACAAAAGGTGAGGATTGAATATTGACATCCTTTGCGATGCCTGCGTGCTCAAAAGTGCTGAGGAAAGGGGCTGTATCAAGAGGGAGGATCAGCTGGAGCATGGAGCGGTCTCTTGGGCTCCCGTGCTTCCCGGGGAGTGTGCGCTCTCACCTGCCTGTGGCTCTGCCTCCACAAGGCGCTTCCAGCCCTGCTGCGAGGCCAGAAGAatggaggtgggaagggaccccaGGCAACTGGGAGGACGAGGAAGAAGAGAGGCGCTGATTTTGAGCAGGTCTTGTTGCAGGTTGCTCCTGGAAGACTGGTCAGGGCGGTGGGTGGGGAGAGTACCCTCAGAACCCACGTTGATTCCCCCGTGCTTGCTGCAGGATTCATGGGCTCAGCCAGGCCAGCAGCTGGGTGCAGTTCACTGCTCCCTACTTCTCTAGCAGCCAGCAGCCGCTTCCTCAGATCTCCAGCCCCCCCAAGCCTTCCCCTTGCTCCTTCGCagccatttgggagcagggcaaatatttttgtattaataaCAATGGAATTGCACTAATGACATGAATATAGATGTGAAGAAACACACGTTCTTCAaaaatagagtcatagaatcattgaggttggaaaagacctctaagatcattgagtccaactgtcgacccaacaccaccatgtccactaaaccatccctaagcacctcatctactcatcttttaaatacctccagggatggggactcaaccacttccctgggcagcctgttccaatgtttaaccactctttcagtaaagaaatttttcctcatgtccaatctaaacctcccctggcgcaacttgaggccgtttcctcttgtcctatcgcttgttacttgggagaagagactgacccccacctcactacaacctcctttcaggtagttgtagagagtgatgaggtctcccctcagcctccttttctccaggctaaacaaccccagttccctcagccgctcctcatcagacttgttctccagacccctcaccagccttgttgcccttctctggacacgctccagcacctcaacgtccttcttgtagtgaggggcccaaaactgaacacagtattcgaggtgcggcctcaccagtgccgagtacaggggcacaatcacttccctactcctgctggccacaccatttctgatacaggccaggatgccattggccgcctgggcacactgccggctcatgttcagccggctgtcggccaacacccccaggtccttttccaccgggcagctttccagcca
The genomic region above belongs to Aptenodytes patagonicus chromosome 8, bAptPat1.pri.cur, whole genome shotgun sequence and contains:
- the BRK1 gene encoding protein BRICK1, which gives rise to MSVQEDPVQREIHQDWANREYIEVITSSIKKIADFLNSFDMSCRSRLATLNEKLTALERRIEYIEARVTKGETLT